A window of the Fuscovulum sp. genome harbors these coding sequences:
- a CDS encoding sensor histidine kinase KdpD has protein sequence MTPDTAIRPSPDALLTQAAREGRGRLKIFIGAAPGVGKTWAMLDDAQRKLADGVDVLAALIETHGRPETQAKLSGLPQLARKPVIYKGRALTEMDIDGLLARRPTLALIDELAHTNADGSRHEKRWQDVEEVLAAGIDVFTTLNIQHIETLNETVARITGIRVRETVPDRVLEMADEIELIDIPPDELQERLRQGKVYPQDQATRALTSFFAKGNLTALRELALRAAADRVDAQLREHMAANAITGPWPAQERILVCINESPAAREAIRVAKRSADRARAEWIALNVSQTRAESLPEAEKDRLAGTLRLAERLGAELATLEAERDVAQAILAYAADRNVKRIIIGRPRPRPFWARLSSEDVASHLLRQSGKFEITLAAEPEERPQRRGWNLPAMPGEPRAWAEAVLAVAIASVCSYAAELLFPVASLSVIYMTAVVVVASKRGLGPALATSLIGFMAYNFLFTHPRYTFHVSRQGELLTLGLFLVASLITGNLAARLRARVQAQSAIADRTNKLYDFSRRVAAAATPDDVIWASVSHVASTLRCEAVLLRPSPEGELRVVGGFPPEDRLEIRDQSAAQFAWDRAEPSGHGSDTLPTARWFFLPLVAGERKLGVLGIAHADDRHLARTDRRLLDALVDQIALALERLRLTEELSQSRLASETERLRTALLSSVSHDLRTPLVTIIGAAGSLADTPGLPPDARKDLAENIREEGERLDRYVQNLLDMTRIGNGALTLRLAPVDLGELIGAARHRLRAPLRAHSVSADLPPGLPAVLADEILLEQVLVNILDNAAKYAPPGSTIALAARPNGARLELSITDSGPGIPPAQQARVFDMFYRVTEGDRQRAGTGLGLAICKGLTEAMGGTIRAETAAADGTGTRIVLSLPLFNPETSA, from the coding sequence ATGACCCCAGATACGGCCATCCGCCCCTCGCCCGACGCCCTGCTAACGCAGGCCGCGCGCGAAGGGCGTGGTCGGCTGAAAATCTTCATCGGCGCCGCACCCGGCGTGGGCAAGACCTGGGCCATGCTCGACGACGCGCAGCGCAAACTCGCTGACGGCGTCGATGTGCTGGCCGCCCTGATCGAAACCCACGGCCGCCCCGAAACGCAGGCCAAACTGTCCGGCCTGCCGCAACTGGCCCGCAAACCCGTGATCTACAAAGGCCGCGCCCTGACCGAGATGGATATCGACGGCCTCCTCGCCCGTCGCCCCACGCTCGCCCTGATCGATGAACTGGCCCACACCAACGCCGATGGCAGCCGCCACGAAAAGCGTTGGCAGGATGTCGAAGAGGTGCTCGCCGCCGGCATCGACGTCTTCACCACCCTCAACATCCAGCACATCGAAACGCTCAACGAAACCGTCGCCCGCATCACCGGGATCCGGGTCCGCGAAACCGTTCCCGATCGCGTGCTCGAAATGGCGGACGAGATCGAACTGATCGACATCCCGCCCGACGAACTTCAGGAACGCCTGCGGCAGGGCAAGGTCTACCCGCAGGATCAGGCCACCCGCGCCCTGACCTCCTTCTTCGCCAAGGGCAATCTGACCGCGCTGCGCGAACTGGCCCTGCGCGCCGCCGCTGACCGTGTGGATGCCCAACTGCGCGAACATATGGCGGCCAATGCCATCACAGGGCCATGGCCCGCACAGGAACGCATCCTTGTCTGCATCAACGAAAGCCCCGCCGCGCGCGAGGCGATCCGCGTCGCCAAACGCTCCGCCGACCGCGCCCGCGCCGAATGGATCGCGCTCAATGTCTCGCAAACGCGCGCCGAATCCCTCCCCGAGGCGGAAAAGGACCGTCTCGCCGGAACCCTCCGCCTTGCCGAACGCCTCGGCGCCGAACTCGCCACCCTCGAAGCGGAACGCGACGTCGCGCAGGCGATCCTCGCCTATGCCGCCGACCGCAACGTCAAGCGCATCATCATCGGTCGCCCCCGGCCCCGCCCCTTTTGGGCGCGCCTGTCCAGCGAGGATGTCGCAAGCCACCTCCTGCGCCAATCCGGCAAGTTTGAAATCACCCTCGCCGCCGAACCCGAAGAACGCCCGCAGCGGCGCGGCTGGAACCTGCCCGCCATGCCCGGCGAACCCCGCGCCTGGGCCGAGGCGGTTCTGGCCGTCGCCATCGCCTCGGTCTGTTCCTATGCCGCGGAACTGCTTTTCCCGGTCGCCAGCCTGTCGGTGATCTACATGACGGCCGTGGTCGTGGTGGCCAGCAAGCGCGGCCTTGGCCCCGCGCTTGCCACCTCGCTGATCGGCTTCATGGCCTATAACTTCCTCTTCACCCACCCCCGCTACACCTTCCACGTCTCGCGCCAAGGCGAACTCCTGACACTGGGCCTGTTCCTTGTGGCCTCCCTGATCACAGGAAACCTTGCCGCCCGCCTGCGCGCCCGCGTGCAGGCGCAATCGGCCATCGCCGACCGCACCAACAAGCTTTACGATTTCAGCCGCCGCGTCGCCGCCGCAGCCACACCGGATGATGTGATCTGGGCCTCGGTCAGCCATGTCGCCAGCACCCTGCGCTGTGAAGCCGTGCTGCTGCGCCCCTCACCCGAGGGCGAATTGCGCGTCGTGGGCGGCTTCCCCCCCGAAGATCGTTTGGAAATTCGCGACCAATCCGCCGCCCAATTCGCATGGGACAGGGCCGAACCCTCCGGGCACGGATCGGACACGCTGCCGACAGCCCGCTGGTTTTTCCTTCCCCTCGTCGCGGGTGAACGCAAACTGGGCGTGCTGGGCATCGCCCATGCCGATGACCGACACCTCGCGCGCACCGACCGCCGCCTTCTGGATGCGCTGGTCGACCAGATCGCCCTCGCCCTCGAACGGCTGCGCCTGACCGAAGAACTGTCACAGTCGCGGCTTGCCTCGGAAACCGAACGCCTGCGCACGGCGCTCCTCTCCTCTGTCAGCCATGACCTGCGCACCCCCCTCGTCACCATCATCGGCGCGGCAGGCAGTCTTGCCGATACGCCGGGCCTGCCCCCTGATGCCCGCAAGGACCTAGCCGAAAACATCCGCGAAGAAGGCGAACGGCTGGATCGCTACGTTCAGAACCTGCTCGACATGACACGGATCGGCAACGGCGCCCTGACCCTGCGCCTCGCCCCGGTGGATCTTGGCGAACTTATCGGCGCGGCCCGCCACCGCCTGCGCGCGCCCTTGCGCGCCCATTCCGTCAGCGCCGATCTTCCCCCCGGCCTGCCCGCCGTGCTGGCCGATGAAATCCTGCTCGAACAGGTGCTGGTCAACATCCTCGACAATGCCGCCAAATACGCCCCGCCCGGATCAACCATCGCCCTTGCGGCCCGTCCGAACGGCGCGCGGCTCGAACTGTCGATCACCGACAGCGGCCCCGGCATCCCACCCGCCCAGCAGGCCCGCGTCTTTGATATGTTCTACCGCGTCACCGAAGGCGATCGTCAGCGCGCCGGAACCGGTCTTGGGCTTGCCATCTGCAAGGGTTTGACCGAAGCCATGGGCGGCACCATCCGGGCCGAAACCGCCGCAGCCGATGGCACCGGCACGCGCATCGTCCTGTCCCTGCCGCTCTTCAACCCCGAGACCTCTGCATGA
- a CDS encoding winged helix-turn-helix domain-containing protein, which translates to MTTPTRILLIDDEAPIRRFLRVPLQAEGHSIIEAGTAREGILAAARESPGLVILDLGLPDADGLTVLREIRGWSKVPVLVLSVRADEAGKVAALDAGAQDYVVKPFGVNELLARIRSLLRDRADAPAPAVIETLDLRIDSANHTVTKSGTPLHLTRKEFDLLWLLASHAGRLVTQGMILKSLWGPAHAEDSQYLRVYVRQLRQKLADDATNPRYIMTEPGIGYRFLG; encoded by the coding sequence ATGACCACCCCCACCCGTATCCTGCTGATCGATGACGAAGCCCCGATCCGCCGCTTCCTGCGGGTGCCCCTTCAGGCCGAAGGTCACAGCATCATCGAAGCCGGCACCGCACGCGAAGGCATCCTCGCCGCCGCGCGCGAATCCCCGGGCCTCGTGATCCTCGATCTTGGCCTGCCCGATGCCGACGGCCTCACCGTCCTGCGTGAGATCCGGGGCTGGAGCAAGGTTCCCGTCCTCGTCCTGTCGGTGCGCGCGGATGAGGCGGGAAAGGTCGCCGCACTCGACGCCGGGGCACAGGATTACGTGGTCAAACCCTTTGGCGTGAACGAACTCCTCGCCCGCATCCGCAGCCTTCTGCGCGACAGGGCCGACGCCCCCGCCCCGGCGGTGATCGAAACCCTCGACCTGCGGATCGATTCCGCCAACCACACGGTCACCAAATCCGGCACCCCCCTGCACCTGACGCGCAAAGAGTTTGATCTGCTCTGGCTGCTGGCAAGCCATGCGGGGCGGCTGGTCACGCAAGGCATGATCCTCAAATCGCTCTGGGGTCCGGCCCATGCCGAAGACAGCCAGTATCTGCGCGTCTATGTCCGCCAACTGCGCCAGAAACTCGCCGACGATGCCACCAATCCCCGCTACATCATGACAGAACCCGGCATCGGCTACCGCTTCCTCGGCTGA
- the murD gene encoding UDP-N-acetylmuramoyl-L-alanine--D-glutamate ligase, producing the protein MIPVVGYAGRKVAVLGLGRSGLATARALQAGGAELLLWDDSPEARAKAEAEGFEVTDLGRHGALDGVAVLVVSPGIPSLYPAPHKIIGRAYEAGIPVDNDIGLFFRSFATRDWDGFDTVPRVVTVTGSNGKSTTTALIHHILEEVGRPVQMAGNIGRGVLDLDPGVEGEVVVLELSSYQTELARALTPDVAVFTNLSPDHLDRHNGMGGYFAAKRRLFSEGGPDRAVVGVDEVEGRYLANQLAEGPEDDRVIRISSGTKLEGFGWAVFARKGFLSEWRKGRQVASVDLREIKGLPGAHNHQNACAAYAACRSLGVGPKEIEKALRSFAGLPHRSQLVGERGGVRFVNDSKATNVDSAAKALQAFEKIRWIAGGMGKEGGIAALEPLLGSVVKAYLIGHSARDFALQIGDLPHEICETMERAVARAAEEAEPGEVVLLAPAAASFDQYPNFEKRGEDFMARVAAVLGQSPADAG; encoded by the coding sequence ATGATCCCGGTGGTTGGATATGCGGGCCGCAAGGTGGCGGTACTGGGATTGGGGCGGTCCGGCCTTGCCACGGCGCGGGCCTTGCAGGCGGGCGGGGCGGAGTTGCTGCTGTGGGATGACAGCCCGGAGGCGCGCGCCAAGGCCGAGGCGGAGGGGTTCGAGGTAACCGATCTGGGCCGTCACGGGGCATTGGACGGGGTGGCGGTTCTGGTGGTTTCGCCCGGGATTCCAAGCCTTTACCCCGCGCCGCACAAGATCATTGGGCGAGCTTATGAGGCGGGGATTCCTGTCGACAACGACATCGGGTTGTTCTTTCGCAGCTTTGCCACGCGGGATTGGGACGGGTTCGACACGGTGCCGCGGGTGGTGACGGTGACGGGGTCGAACGGGAAATCCACGACCACTGCGCTGATCCATCACATCCTTGAAGAGGTCGGGCGCCCGGTGCAAATGGCGGGCAATATCGGGCGGGGGGTGCTGGACCTTGATCCCGGTGTTGAGGGCGAGGTGGTGGTGTTGGAACTATCGTCCTACCAGACGGAGCTGGCGCGGGCGTTGACCCCGGATGTTGCTGTTTTCACGAACCTTTCCCCTGATCATCTGGACCGCCACAACGGCATGGGCGGCTATTTCGCGGCCAAGCGGCGGCTGTTTTCCGAAGGTGGGCCGGACCGGGCGGTGGTGGGTGTGGATGAGGTGGAGGGGCGTTATCTGGCCAACCAACTGGCCGAGGGGCCAGAGGATGACCGGGTGATCCGGATTTCATCGGGGACCAAGCTGGAAGGGTTCGGCTGGGCGGTGTTTGCGCGCAAGGGGTTCCTGTCGGAATGGCGCAAGGGGCGGCAGGTGGCGAGCGTGGACCTGAGGGAAATCAAGGGCTTGCCCGGGGCGCATAACCACCAGAACGCCTGCGCGGCCTATGCGGCCTGCCGGTCGTTGGGGGTGGGGCCGAAGGAGATTGAAAAGGCGCTGCGGTCCTTTGCAGGGCTGCCGCATCGCAGCCAGTTGGTGGGGGAACGCGGCGGCGTGCGGTTTGTGAATGACAGCAAGGCCACGAATGTGGATTCGGCGGCCAAGGCGCTGCAAGCCTTTGAAAAGATACGCTGGATTGCCGGGGGTATGGGCAAGGAGGGTGGCATCGCCGCCCTGGAGCCGCTGCTGGGATCGGTGGTGAAGGCCTATCTGATTGGCCATTCGGCGCGGGATTTTGCGTTGCAGATCGGGGACTTGCCGCACGAGATATGTGAGACGATGGAGCGCGCGGTGGCGCGGGCGGCGGAAGAGGCGGAACCGGGCGAAGTGGTGCTGCTGGCGCCGGCGGCGGCGAGTTTCGACCAGTATCCGAACTTTGAAAAACGGGGTGAGGATTTCATGGCCCGCGTGGCGGCGGTTTTGGGCCAAAGCCCTGCGGACGCTGGATAA
- a CDS encoding PLP-dependent aminotransferase family protein, with protein MVHPAPPRFATRMDLVQPSAIRELLALGADPSIISFGGGYPDASLFPRAQLEEVYRDAIRDPSGDPLQYAPSNGLPKLRAQIAALMTDDGTPCGPDDVLVLQGSQQGLDFAAKMLVNPGEVIIVEDPTFLGALIAFAPSQPRYAPIPVDADGMDMDVLEATLATTPRARMIYTVPDFQNPTGVTLSLARRHRLIDLANRHDLTVIEDTPYRHIRFAGDTLPTLKSLDTQGRIIHLGSFSKILVPAMRLGWAVAAPQLLEKMGLLKVASDTQTSTLNMAAASLFLERHDLQAHIATLRHAYRRKKEVMLDAIRLHFPQEVTVTDPEGGLFTWARFPDGFDATAFMRDHALPQARVAYVPGGSFFATTPQANHARINFSAPSEDRIRQGIESLGRCLKSHM; from the coding sequence ATGGTCCACCCAGCACCCCCCCGCTTCGCCACCCGGATGGACCTGGTCCAACCCTCCGCCATCCGCGAATTGCTCGCCCTCGGGGCCGACCCGTCGATCATCTCTTTCGGCGGCGGCTATCCTGATGCCAGCCTCTTTCCCCGCGCCCAGCTGGAAGAGGTCTACCGCGATGCGATCCGCGATCCCTCTGGCGATCCGCTGCAATACGCCCCTTCCAACGGCCTGCCCAAACTCCGCGCGCAAATCGCCGCCCTGATGACCGATGACGGCACCCCCTGCGGCCCTGATGATGTGCTGGTCCTGCAAGGCTCCCAGCAAGGCCTTGATTTCGCAGCCAAGATGCTGGTCAACCCCGGTGAGGTGATCATCGTCGAAGACCCCACCTTCCTTGGCGCCCTCATCGCTTTCGCCCCCAGCCAGCCGCGCTATGCGCCCATCCCGGTCGATGCCGATGGCATGGATATGGATGTGCTGGAAGCCACCCTCGCCACCACCCCCCGGGCGCGGATGATCTACACCGTCCCCGATTTCCAGAACCCCACCGGCGTCACCCTGTCGCTCGCCCGCCGCCACCGGTTGATCGACCTTGCCAACCGCCATGACCTGACGGTGATTGAGGACACCCCCTATCGACACATCCGCTTTGCGGGCGACACCCTGCCCACGCTGAAAAGCCTCGATACCCAAGGTCGCATCATCCACCTTGGCAGTTTCTCGAAAATCCTCGTCCCCGCGATGCGCTTGGGTTGGGCGGTCGCCGCGCCGCAACTGCTTGAAAAGATGGGCCTACTGAAGGTCGCGTCTGACACCCAGACCTCCACTCTCAACATGGCCGCAGCCAGCCTGTTTCTGGAACGGCATGACCTTCAGGCCCACATCGCCACCCTGCGCCACGCCTATCGCCGGAAGAAAGAGGTCATGCTCGACGCCATCCGCCTGCATTTCCCGCAAGAGGTGACAGTGACCGATCCCGAAGGTGGCCTCTTCACCTGGGCGCGCTTCCCCGATGGCTTCGACGCCACGGCCTTCATGCGCGACCATGCTCTGCCACAGGCGCGGGTGGCCTATGTCCCCGGCGGCAGTTTCTTTGCCACCACGCCCCAAGCTAACCACGCCCGCATCAACTTCTCCGCCCCGTCCGAGGATCGCATCCGTCAGGGGATCGAATCCCTCGGCCGTTGCCTGAAATCCCATATGTGA
- a CDS encoding RraA family protein, with protein sequence MKARAMPVTLHRTTLPLAPDLSGWADIPVAVAVDTVPGARQIDPDIRPLRPAGRQPRLIGRAVTVDCAAPDFGAVLHALDLIGKGEVLVIAARAHRDHAMIGDILSGHLRNKGVAGVIVDGAVRDTGTLGLWDDFAVFSRHITPRGPTGADQGAVMGPVTFGGITIDAGDLILGDDDGLVCLPPAAWEEGLTPARAKLALEDRWTEALRTGTATAAFALPAPFRR encoded by the coding sequence GTGAAAGCCCGCGCCATGCCTGTCACGCTGCACCGCACCACGCTTCCCCTTGCGCCCGATCTTTCCGGTTGGGCCGATATCCCGGTCGCTGTCGCAGTCGACACCGTCCCCGGCGCGCGCCAGATCGACCCCGACATCCGCCCCTTGCGACCGGCGGGCCGGCAGCCCCGGCTGATCGGCCGCGCCGTCACGGTAGATTGCGCCGCGCCGGATTTCGGGGCCGTGCTCCATGCGCTTGATCTCATTGGCAAAGGCGAGGTGCTGGTCATTGCCGCCCGCGCCCATCGCGACCACGCCATGATCGGCGATATCCTGTCGGGCCATCTGCGCAACAAAGGCGTCGCAGGTGTGATCGTCGATGGTGCGGTGCGCGACACCGGCACCCTTGGCCTATGGGATGATTTCGCAGTCTTTTCCCGTCACATCACCCCCCGTGGCCCGACGGGCGCCGATCAGGGCGCGGTCATGGGACCGGTCACCTTTGGTGGCATCACCATAGACGCGGGTGATCTGATCCTTGGTGATGACGATGGCCTCGTCTGCCTGCCCCCTGCCGCATGGGAAGAAGGCCTCACCCCCGCCCGCGCCAAACTCGCGCTTGAGGATCGCTGGACCGAAGCCCTCCGCACCGGCACCGCCACCGCAGCCTTCGCCCTGCCCGCCCCGTTCCGCCGCTGA
- a CDS encoding thiolase family protein translates to MGRRLRVLGGGRMQAFVIAAKRTAVMPRGGAFRALSLEDLAAPVLRTLLEAAGIAADQVDEVVLSNVLGPGGNPARRVALAAGLPERVAGLSIDRQCAGGLDAVLIARGMVMAGLAEVVVAGGVESYSQRPERRMPGAAAAYDEAPFTPWPDRDPGMAEAAAALALRLGISRERQDGWAVESHRKARAAGLSGEIVGVGGKVRDGFTRDLTPALAARAKVVAGSVTAANAAVAADGAALVLVVSERVAVRAARALRIAGGVTLGGVPWEPGLAPVAAIGQVLGAAGLRPGALDRAEVMEAYAVQAIACVEGAGLDPARVNLGGGALARGHPVGASGAVLAVRLFSDLGRGVGLAAIAAAGGIGSALLLEG, encoded by the coding sequence ATGGGCAGGCGGTTGCGCGTGCTGGGGGGCGGGCGGATGCAGGCCTTTGTGATCGCGGCAAAGCGGACGGCGGTGATGCCGCGCGGCGGGGCGTTTCGGGCGCTGAGCCTTGAGGACCTGGCCGCGCCAGTGCTGCGGACGCTGCTGGAGGCGGCGGGGATCGCGGCGGATCAGGTGGATGAGGTCGTGCTGTCCAATGTGCTGGGCCCCGGTGGGAACCCTGCGCGGCGGGTGGCGCTGGCGGCGGGCCTGCCCGAGCGGGTGGCCGGGCTGAGCATCGACCGGCAATGTGCAGGCGGGCTGGATGCGGTGCTGATCGCGCGGGGAATGGTGATGGCCGGGCTGGCCGAGGTGGTGGTGGCCGGCGGGGTGGAGAGCTATTCCCAGCGCCCTGAGCGGCGGATGCCGGGGGCAGCGGCGGCCTATGACGAGGCACCCTTCACCCCCTGGCCCGACCGCGACCCCGGCATGGCCGAGGCGGCGGCGGCGCTGGCCCTGCGGCTGGGGATTTCGCGGGAGCGGCAGGATGGCTGGGCGGTGGAGAGCCATCGCAAGGCACGGGCGGCGGGTTTGTCGGGTGAGATCGTTGGTGTCGGCGGTAAAGTGCGGGACGGGTTCACGCGCGACCTGACGCCCGCGCTTGCGGCGCGGGCCAAGGTGGTGGCGGGCAGCGTGACAGCGGCCAACGCGGCGGTGGCGGCGGATGGCGCGGCGCTGGTTCTGGTGGTGTCAGAGCGTGTGGCGGTGCGGGCGGCGCGGGCTTTGCGGATTGCAGGCGGGGTGACGCTGGGCGGGGTGCCATGGGAGCCGGGGCTGGCCCCGGTGGCGGCGATTGGGCAGGTGCTGGGCGCGGCGGGGCTGCGGCCGGGGGCGCTGGACCGGGCCGAGGTGATGGAGGCCTATGCCGTGCAGGCCATCGCCTGTGTCGAAGGCGCGGGGCTGGATCCGGCGCGGGTGAACCTTGGAGGCGGGGCGCTGGCGCGGGGGCATCCCGTGGGGGCATCGGGCGCAGTGCTGGCGGTGCGGCTGTTTTCCGATCTGGGGCGTGGCGTGGGGCTGGCCGCGATTGCGGCGGCGGGTGGGATTGGGTCGGCGCTGTTGCTGGAAGGGTGA
- a CDS encoding AMP-binding protein, with protein MTPVARGAGIADRFCRHPAARIFGPDGAEVTGLPDGDAVVIADVPCGVAVSLALARGALGLPFRVGAGGLPAPEAGKRPVFETLTSGSTGVPRRIRRTQRSWCASFEVNARLFGIVPGHRVAVLGRIDHSLALYGALEGACLGAEVHLLASLRPDAQHRALAERRVQVIYATPAQLRLLVEKGLGILPDLALVLVGGSKLDPALRAALAGLSPKLEVREFYGAAETSFVTLTDEGSAAEGVGRVYPGVRLEIRAADGTVLGPGGLGEVWVRSPYLCARYGDRRGMAPLKRQGWMSVGEMGWMERGELHLAGRAGRMVTVADQNVFPEEIEAFLAALPGVRRAVVLPRPDRMRGHVIVAVLQGDPAQEAAILRAARARLGPLKMPRAVIWRETWPETASGKVDLTRLAAEVGL; from the coding sequence GTGACCCCTGTGGCGCGCGGGGCCGGGATCGCGGATCGCTTTTGCCGCCATCCCGCGGCGCGAATTTTCGGGCCCGATGGCGCAGAGGTGACGGGCCTGCCGGATGGGGATGCAGTGGTCATCGCCGATGTTCCCTGCGGGGTAGCGGTGTCATTAGCGCTGGCGCGGGGGGCGCTGGGTCTGCCCTTCCGGGTTGGCGCAGGGGGCTTGCCTGCGCCTGAGGCCGGTAAACGCCCGGTGTTCGAGACGCTGACCTCAGGCTCGACCGGCGTGCCGCGCCGCATCCGGCGGACACAGCGCAGTTGGTGTGCGAGTTTTGAGGTGAATGCGCGGCTGTTCGGCATCGTGCCGGGGCATCGGGTCGCGGTGTTGGGCCGGATTGACCATTCCCTTGCATTATATGGGGCGCTGGAAGGGGCCTGTCTGGGGGCAGAGGTGCATCTGTTGGCCAGTCTGCGCCCGGATGCGCAGCATCGCGCGCTGGCAGAGCGGCGGGTGCAGGTGATCTATGCCACGCCCGCGCAATTGCGGCTGCTGGTGGAAAAGGGGCTGGGGATACTGCCCGATCTGGCGCTGGTGCTGGTGGGTGGGTCGAAGCTGGACCCTGCCCTGCGCGCCGCGCTGGCGGGATTGTCGCCCAAGCTTGAGGTGCGGGAATTCTATGGCGCGGCGGAGACGAGTTTCGTGACCCTGACCGACGAAGGATCAGCGGCAGAAGGGGTGGGGCGCGTCTATCCCGGCGTGCGGCTGGAAATTCGCGCGGCTGATGGCACGGTGCTGGGACCGGGGGGATTGGGTGAGGTTTGGGTGAGGTCGCCCTATCTCTGCGCGCGCTATGGCGACCGACGCGGGATGGCGCCGCTGAAGCGGCAGGGCTGGATGTCGGTGGGCGAGATGGGCTGGATGGAGCGGGGCGAGCTGCATCTGGCCGGGCGCGCCGGGCGGATGGTGACAGTGGCGGATCAAAACGTCTTTCCCGAAGAGATCGAGGCCTTTCTGGCGGCCCTGCCGGGCGTGCGGCGGGCCGTCGTGCTGCCGCGACCCGACCGGATGCGGGGGCATGTGATCGTGGCGGTGTTGCAGGGTGATCCGGCGCAGGAGGCGGCCATTCTGCGGGCGGCGCGGGCGCGGCTGGGGCCGCTGAAGATGCCGCGCGCGGTGATCTGGCGCGAGACTTGGCCCGAGACAGCTTCGGGCAAGGTCGATCTGACGCGGCTGGCGGCGGAGGTGGGGCTGTGA
- a CDS encoding aldolase/citrate lyase family protein — MMLPVNRFKRGLKDGRQQIGLWNSMPGTVVAELLATCGFDWVVIDTEHSVTDVPDTLAMMQAMAPYRTQAVVRPASNDVVLIKRLLDLGAQTLLIPYVQNADEARAAVAAMRYAPRGIRGVAGLTRASVFGQVAGYHQRAEQELCLIVQVETAEALERIPEIAAVDGVDALFIGPADLAASMGHVGDMRHPDVVAAIEAAVRAIVAAGKPAGILTLDPDFAQTCIGWGTTFTAVGMDIALLAQGARALSARFRPE, encoded by the coding sequence ATGATGTTGCCTGTGAACCGCTTCAAGCGCGGGCTTAAGGATGGGCGGCAACAGATCGGGTTGTGGAATTCCATGCCCGGTACAGTGGTGGCGGAACTGCTGGCGACCTGCGGGTTCGATTGGGTGGTGATCGACACGGAACATTCGGTCACGGATGTTCCCGACACGCTGGCGATGATGCAAGCGATGGCGCCCTATCGCACGCAAGCCGTGGTGCGGCCGGCGTCGAATGATGTGGTGCTGATCAAGCGGCTGCTGGATCTGGGCGCGCAGACCCTGCTGATCCCCTATGTACAGAATGCCGATGAGGCGCGGGCGGCGGTTGCGGCGATGCGCTATGCGCCGCGCGGCATCCGGGGTGTCGCGGGGCTGACGCGGGCAAGCGTGTTCGGGCAGGTGGCGGGTTATCATCAGCGGGCCGAGCAAGAGCTGTGCCTGATCGTGCAGGTGGAAACGGCCGAGGCGCTGGAGCGCATCCCCGAGATTGCGGCGGTGGACGGGGTGGATGCGCTGTTCATCGGACCGGCCGATCTGGCGGCAAGCATGGGGCATGTGGGCGATATGCGGCACCCGGATGTGGTGGCGGCGATCGAGGCGGCGGTGCGGGCCATCGTGGCGGCAGGCAAGCCTGCGGGCATCCTGACGCTGGACCCGGATTTCGCGCAGACCTGCATTGGCTGGGGCACCACCTTTACCGCCGTCGGCATGGATATCGCGCTGCTGGCGCAGGGCGCGCGGGCATTGTCGGCGCGGTTCCGGCCAGAGTGA
- the aroQ gene encoding type II 3-dehydroquinate dehydratase: MAKPIYILNGPNLNLLGLRQPEIYGRATLEDVAEDCASLAEELGLTIRFHQSNHEGQIIDWIHQARVEGAGVIINPGALTHTSIAILDALNAFDGPVIEVHISNIHKRETFRHHSYVSLRAEGVIAGCGVEGYLLALRRIKTLVTA, from the coding sequence GTGGCAAAGCCCATCTACATCCTCAACGGTCCCAATCTGAACCTGCTGGGGTTGCGACAGCCTGAAATCTATGGCCGTGCGACGCTGGAAGATGTGGCCGAGGATTGTGCGTCGCTGGCCGAAGAGCTGGGCCTGACGATCCGGTTTCATCAGTCGAACCATGAAGGCCAGATCATCGACTGGATTCATCAGGCGCGGGTGGAAGGGGCGGGGGTGATCATCAATCCCGGCGCGCTGACGCACACCTCCATCGCCATTCTGGATGCGCTGAACGCGTTCGACGGGCCGGTGATCGAAGTGCATATCTCGAACATCCACAAGCGCGAGACGTTCCGGCATCATTCCTATGTCTCGCTGCGCGCCGAGGGCGTGATCGCGGGATGCGGGGTTGAGGGGTATCTGCTGGCGTTGCGGCGGATCAAGACGCTGGTGACGGCATGA